From one Streptomyces sp. R41 genomic stretch:
- the otr(A) gene encoding tetracycline resistance ribosomal protection protein Otr(A) has product MHTLNIGILAHVDAGKTSLTERLLFDGGAIDRLGSVDTGDTRTDDGEIERQRGITIRSAVAAFTVRDVFGVAGVQINLIDTPGHSDFIAEVERALEVLDGVVLVLSAVEGVQAQTRVLMKTLRRLGLPTLVFVNKIDRAGAREEGLLDDIRRRLTPYVVPLARVADIGTASARALPRPLDDLAAGTLAEVDSDILAALVDGPPPTPDELWASLTARTADGSVHPVYFGSALGGQGVAELVEAVVRLIPRPALPRSGEPRGTVFAVRPGPGGERTAYVRLYEGEVKRRERLTFLRREADGRTTRVPGRALGLEVIGQPGATSLTPGNIAALRGVGGIRVGDRLGEVTDRAPQFATPTLETLVRAKHPAQAARLRSALLALADQDPLMHARPAASGSTALLLYGEVQKEVLAATLAQDFGIEADFEPSRVRFLERPEGTGEAYEEIQRHGHSGFWATVGLRIEPGPRGCGGVFTYETELGALPRAFHQAIEDTVHATLLTGPRGWPVTDYRVTLVRSGFAAPISTAADFRGLTPLVLRRALERAGTRVYEPYHAFEVELPLDALAPVTAQLAACGAEFKETTGGRSAWLVTGELPARHVRDIELRLPGLTHGEGVWWSRASGDRPLRALR; this is encoded by the coding sequence ATGCACACCCTGAACATCGGAATTCTGGCCCACGTCGACGCGGGTAAGACCAGCCTCACCGAGCGGCTGCTCTTCGATGGCGGTGCCATCGACCGGCTCGGCAGCGTCGACACCGGGGACACCCGCACCGACGACGGGGAGATCGAGCGGCAGCGCGGCATCACCATCCGCTCAGCCGTCGCGGCCTTCACGGTCCGTGACGTCTTCGGCGTCGCAGGCGTACAGATCAACCTGATCGACACCCCCGGGCACTCCGACTTCATCGCCGAGGTCGAGCGCGCCCTGGAGGTCCTGGACGGGGTGGTGCTGGTGCTCTCCGCCGTCGAGGGCGTCCAGGCACAGACGCGCGTCCTGATGAAGACCCTGCGGCGGCTCGGCCTGCCCACCCTCGTCTTCGTCAACAAGATCGACCGGGCGGGCGCGCGGGAGGAGGGGCTCCTCGACGACATCCGGCGCCGCCTCACGCCGTACGTCGTGCCGCTCGCGCGCGTGGCGGACATCGGCACCGCGTCCGCCCGTGCGCTGCCGCGCCCGCTCGACGACCTCGCGGCCGGCACACTCGCCGAGGTGGACTCCGACATCCTGGCCGCGCTCGTGGACGGCCCGCCGCCCACGCCGGACGAGCTGTGGGCATCGCTCACCGCGCGCACCGCCGACGGCTCCGTCCATCCGGTCTACTTCGGCTCGGCGCTCGGCGGACAGGGCGTCGCCGAGCTGGTCGAGGCGGTGGTCCGGCTGATTCCCCGCCCGGCGCTCCCCCGCTCCGGTGAACCACGCGGCACGGTCTTCGCCGTACGGCCCGGACCCGGCGGCGAGCGAACGGCGTACGTGCGCTTGTACGAGGGTGAGGTGAAGCGCCGCGAGCGGCTCACGTTCCTGCGCCGCGAGGCCGACGGCCGGACCACGCGGGTGCCTGGCCGGGCGCTCGGGCTGGAGGTGATCGGGCAGCCCGGGGCCACCTCCCTCACTCCCGGGAACATCGCCGCCCTCCGCGGCGTCGGCGGCATCCGCGTCGGGGACCGGCTCGGCGAAGTCACTGATCGCGCACCGCAGTTCGCGACCCCGACACTGGAGACGCTGGTACGGGCCAAGCACCCCGCGCAGGCCGCCCGCTTGCGCTCCGCCCTCCTCGCGCTGGCCGACCAGGACCCGCTGATGCACGCCAGGCCCGCCGCGTCCGGCAGCACCGCGCTGCTGCTCTACGGCGAGGTCCAGAAGGAGGTCCTCGCGGCCACGCTCGCCCAGGACTTCGGCATCGAGGCCGACTTCGAGCCCAGCCGGGTGCGGTTCCTGGAGCGGCCGGAGGGCACGGGTGAGGCGTACGAGGAGATCCAGCGCCACGGGCACAGCGGATTCTGGGCGACGGTCGGGCTGCGTATCGAGCCGGGGCCGCGCGGCTGCGGCGGTGTCTTCACCTACGAGACCGAACTCGGCGCCCTGCCCCGGGCTTTCCACCAGGCGATCGAGGACACGGTCCACGCGACCCTGCTCACCGGTCCGCGGGGATGGCCGGTGACGGACTACCGGGTCACCCTCGTCCGCTCCGGATTCGCCGCTCCGATCAGCACGGCCGCCGACTTCCGCGGACTCACCCCGCTGGTGCTGCGCCGCGCCCTGGAGCGGGCGGGGACACGGGTGTACGAGCCGTATCACGCCTTCGAGGTGGAGCTCCCGCTCGACGCGCTGGCCCCGGTGACGGCTCAACTGGCCGCCTGTGGAGCGGAGTTCAAGGAGACGACCGGAGGGCGCAGCGCATGGCTGGTCACCGGTGAGCTGCCGGCCCGGCATGTACGGGACATCGAGCTGCGGCTGCCGGGACTGACACACGGAGAGGGGGTGTGGTGGTCACGCGCGTCGGGCGACCGGCCCCTTCGGGCGCTGCGCTAG